From the genome of Pseudomonadota bacterium:
TGCCGGTGAGCAGCATAATAAGAAACACGAGAGGACCCAGCCAGCGACCGACTCGCTGATAGGTTTTGGTTGTCTGCGCATGCATAGCGGTGTTTATACCCTGTGGGGAGTCCAAAACAAAGGCATCGTTCATCGACCCCAAATGGCGGCGTGTCGTGATGCGTACGCGACAAACTGTGGCAACCTGGACACGTTTTTACGACCAGAGCCATTGGCCTTGATCGGCCAGGTGTCGCGGTGTGGCGGTATGCCGAGTTGGGCGACTGGACACACACTTCTGTCCATAGACCCGCATTCGATGGTTTCATCGCGACTCAAGGGTATTCCCGCTAATTTCTACTCCCGTATTAGGTATAATTCGAGGATGCCTGTCATTCGATCATCCGCCGCCACCGCGCTGACGCTGGTGGCGGTTTTCTTTGCCGCTGCTAAAGCGCACGGCCAGCCACCTTCCGACTCGGCGCCGGCCGACGCAGCGTCGCGCGGCAGTCGCGCGCTGCTCGAACCGTCTGAACCACAGACGTTCGGTTGGATTGAGCAAGTAATTTTGTCTCCGGAGTTGCAATGGAAGCTCGACGCTAAACTGGACACCGGCGCAGATACGTCGTCGCTGGACGCGCATAAGATTCGTCGCGTGCGTTACAAAGGGAAAAGCTACGTGCGTTTTTCGATAAAGAATCCAGAAAGCGGTGAGATGGTGTCGTTACGACGGCCCTATGTCCGCACAGTCCGCATTCGCCGCCACACCGGCAATCACCAGCGCCGACGAGTGGCACTCATGACCGTTTGTTTGGGTAACGTTGAGCGCACGATCGAAGTCACACTCACGGATCGAGAGTACTTCGACTACCCAATGTTACTGGGTCGCAGTGCGCTGGCGGGATTGGCGGTCGTGGATCCCATGGCCACCTATACGCGCGATCCAGATTGTCGGCCCGCGCTCGAATCAGATCCGATTGACGCCGGGGAAACCGCAGACGATTCCGACGCCGGGGTAACATCGGCACCGCGTGATTTCTTGTCAAGCGGTCAAAAATACTCGGCCGACATCACGCCGGTCCGCGCAAGCGGTGAGCCCTCAGATGGCGTCGACGTCATGCGATCGCGCGGCGTAGCGCGGACACGCACCGGAGACTAGAGGTGTTTATCCGCCGACAGGTCATTGTGCTCTCGCTCTTGCTCGCGCTCGCGGGCATGGCGTTGTTTTCGTATAAAGCGTTCGAGCTTGGATTGCCGCTGAAAGAAAACACCGATTCGCGCGTCTGGACCGTCGAAGCCCGCTTGGGTTTTGTCGGCACAGGCGGGCCGGCCAAAGCGCAGATGCGTTTGCCGCAGCAACCGCCTGGACTGGGTATCCTCAACGAAAACTTTATTTCGCGCGGATTTGGTCTCAGTACGCAAGAATACGACAATCGCGAGCGACTTGCGTTTTGGTCATTACGCCGAGCGCGCGGTCCGCAAGCCGTTTACTATCGTCTGTCTGTGTTCAAAGAAGCGGTCGACGCGTCACGCGCGCAAACGCCAGCGTTCCCACCCATTCCCAAGCTAGAGGAGCCTTACTCGACGGCGCTTGAAGATCTGGTGTCTGACGCGCGAGAACGCTCGGCCGACATCGCCTCGTTCACCTCCGAAATGTTGCGGCATATCAACAACCCGACCCAGGAAGAGAATGTGCAACTGTTTCTGGGCGCCGACAACAGTACGATTGCCAAAGCTAAAGTCACCCAAACGTTGTTAGCCGGCGCACGGATTCCCACGCGCATCGCAAATGGGATGGAGCTTCGCGATGAGCCGCATGTCGCGACAATTCGACCTTGGCTTGAGGTGCACAACGGGCAGCGTTGGCTGTCCTTCGACGTGGAGTCCGGCGTGCAGTTCGAAGCGGATCGGCATCTGGTTTGGTTCTATGGCGACAAAGACTTTGTGTCGGTGAGCGGGGGGCGCAATGTAGAAACCGAGATTTTCTTGCGCAAAGAGATGATTGATAGCATCGCGGTCGCCGAACAGCGCGCGATCAATGTGGGATCTCATGCTGTTGAGTTTTCGCTGTTCAGTTTGCCGATTCGCACCCAAGCCGTCTATGGCGTGCTGCTTATGATTCCGATCGGCGCACTCGTGATGGTGTTGATGCGAAACGTGATTGGTGTGCCGACGTTTGGCACGTTCACCCCCATTTTGGTGGCGTTGGCGTTTCGCGAAACGCAATTACTGTACGGCATTATTTTGTTCTCATTCGTCGTCGCGCTTGGCTTACTGGTGCGCTTCTATTTCGAAAAGCTGCGTCTATTGCTTGTCCCCAGGCTCGCAGCGGTGCTCACGGTGGTGGTCTTGTTGCTAGTGGGTATCAGCATCATGAGCAATCGCCTCGACCTTGAGACCGGATTATCGGTGGCGCTGTTTCCCATGGTCATTTTGACGATGGTGATCGAACGCATGTCGATTGTGTGGGAAGAGCGCGGTTCGGGCGCGGCGATGTCAGAAGGCTTCGGCAGTCTCGTGGTGGCGACCATGGCCTATTTGGTGATGAGCATCGATCAGCTCCAATACTTGCTGTTTGCCTTTCCAGAATTGCTGTTAATCGTTCTGGGGTTGTGTCTCCTGCTGGGTCGCTACACTGGGTTTCGGGCATCCGAACTCATTCGCTTTCGTTCGTTTGGCGACTCGAAGGCCTAAGCGACATGTGGTTTACAACGCCAGCCAAATTGAATCGGGCCGGAGTCGTTGGTATCAACGAACGCAACGGCAATTTGATCATGCGCTACAACGAACGGCGTCTGTATCCGCTGGTCGATAATAAAATCCTCACCAAGCAATTGGCGGAAGAGGCCGGTATGGCTGTGCCGAAATTATACGCGGTGATCGAAACTCAACACGACGTTGCCCGGCTTGAAACCATTTTGGAGGGTCGCGAGCAATTTGTGATGAAACCGGCTCACGGCAGTGGCGGCGACGGCATTTTAGTGATTGAAAATGTCACAGCGAAAGGCTTGCGACGTCATGACGGCACGCACTTGAGCTTTGATGAGGCGCGCTACCATGCCTCCACGACATTAAGTGGTCAATACAGTCTTGGGGGATTACCTGACAAGCTGATGGTGGAGTACCGCGTGCAGTTTGATCCGTTGTTCGAAAAGATTTCCTATCAAGGGGTGCCGGACATTCGCGTTATTGTGTTCCAGGGCTATCCGGTGATGTCGATGGTCCGTTTGCCCACTCGTGTGTCGGGCGGCAAAGCCAATCTGCATCAGGGCGCCATTGGCGTGGGCATCGATCTTTCTACTGGCACCACAACAAGTGGTTCGATCGGGAATGAGATCATTGCCGAGCACCCCGATACTGGCAACGCGATCTCGGGTCTCACGTTACCCGGGTGGCAGTCGATTCTTGAGCTGGCGGCCCGATGCTTCGACATCACCGGCCTGGGCTACTTGGGTGTCGATATTGTGCTTGATAAAGAACGTGGTGCGCTCATTTTGGAGCTGAATGCGCGTCCGGGCCTCAATATTCAAATTGCCAACTTCGTCGGTTTGGGCGCACGAATTGATGCGCTTCGATCGCGTGTGCGACAGCCAGAGAGTGCCGAGGCGCGGGTGGCGCATGCGCGTCAGGCGTTTGCCCAGTAATGCGCGTCAATCCGGCGAGCGCAATCGCTCGTTGCTCGGATCGAACGGGCTTTCGGTGATGACCACCGCGTCGTAGCGTTTACCCAGAATATCGATGTGTAGCTGCGTTCCGATGCCGGCGGCACTCGCGTCCACCAGACCCAGCGCTAATGATTTATTCACGCGGAACCCAAAACCCCCACTCGTGCAGCGACCAACCAATTCGCCATTGCGAGTGAGTGCGTTACTGCCCAATGCGTCGGCGTCGTCCACGTTTAACACTTCGACCGTCACGAACTGAAGCGCCCGCTCGTCGCGCTGCCGTCGTACCAATGCCTCGCGACCCAAAAAGTCCCCTTTGTCCAGTTTTACGAATCGCTCAAGACCGGATTCGAAGGCGGAATATTCAATCGACAGTTCGGTGCCTACCATGCGATAAGATTTTTCTAGGCGCATCGAGTCCATTGCGCGAATGCCAAACGGTTTGATGTCAAACGCTTTGCCGGCGCTAAACAGGGCGTCAAACAGATGGTTTTGATATTCGATCGGATGGTGCAGTTCCCAGCCCAGTTCGCCAATAAAGTTCACACGCATGGCGTTGACCGGCGCCATGCCGATGGTGACATTGCGGGCACGCAACCACGGGAATGCGCTGTTTGAAAAGTCATCTCGGGACAGTGATTCGAGTACCTGTCTTGATTTTGGTCCAGCCAGCACGAGAACCCCTGTGCTGCCGGTCAGTTCTTCGAACTGCACGGAGCCATCGTTGGGCATGTGTTTGAGCAGGTAGTCCTGATCCAGGCGTTGAAGGCCAGCGCCCGACACCAGATAAAACGACTGGTCGGATTCACGACGGATGGTGAACTCAGAGTGGACGCCACCGTTGGCATTCAGCGCATGCGCGAGACTAAGCTGTCCAGTCTTTTTGGGCAGTGAGTTTGCCACCATCGAATCCAGAAACGCCTCGGCACCAGGCCCAGAAAAACGACACTTGGCAAACGAGGTCATGTCGAGCACGCCGACGTGCTCGGTGACATGCGCCACTTCGCGTTTGACAGCATCAAACCAACGCGAGCGGCGGAAGGACCAATGGTCCTGTTGCGCTTCGCCTTCGGCGGCGAACCAGTTTGGTCGTTCCCAACCGGCTTTTTGCCCAAAGACCGCTCCCATGGCTTTGAGTCGGTCGTAACACGGTGCCGTGCGCAGCGGACGACCCGCCTCTCGCTCCTCGTCGGGAAAATGGGTGACAAATTGGTGGGCGTAGCTCTCCTCGTTTTTCTTAATGAGGTAGGCCTTGGTGGCGTAGTCGCTGAAGCGCCGCGGGTCGAGGCTCAGCATGTCGATGCTCGGTTCGCCTTCGACAATCCACTTCGCGAGCTGCCAGCCCGCGCCACCCGACACGCAGATGCCAAAGGTGTGGCCTTCGTTGAGCCAAAAATTCTTAATCCCCCAGGCTGGACCAATCAGTGGGCTTGCGTCTGGCGTGTAGGGAATCGCGCCATTGAAGACCTGCTTGATGCCGGTTTCAGCGCAGGCGGGTATCCGCGCCATAGCCGATTCAATGTGCGGCTCGAGTCGATCCAGTTCACCGTTGAACAATTCGTACTCGGTGTCCGCCGGCACGCCATCGACATAGCAACACGGCGCACCCTGTTCGTAGGGACCGATGATGAAACCTTTGTTTTCTTCACGGATGTACCACGAGCCGTCGGATTCGCGAATGACCGGTATTTCCGGTTCGCCGTTAGCATGGCGTGCTTCGACGTCGGGATGCGGCTCGGTCACGATGTATTGGTGCTCGACCGGAATGACGGGCACATCTAGCCCCACCATCGCGCCGGTTTGCCGAGCATAGGAACCGGTGGCGGACACGACATGTTCGCATTCAATGTCACCTTTATCGGTCACCACGCGCCAAGTGTCGTTCTCGGTTCGTTCGATTGCCGTGACTTCTGTCTTGCGATAGATCTCAGCACCGCGCTGGCGAGCGCCTTTTGCCAGAGCCTGCGTTAAATCAGCGGGCTGAATATAGCCGTCATCGGGGTGATAGAGCGTATCGAATAGTTGGTCAGTAGTGGATAACGGCACCAGCGCTCGGTATTCCTCGGGCGATAAAAACTGCGTCTTGACGCCAATGGTCTCAGCGACTGTGGCGTACTGAAGATGCTCATCGAGTCGATCTTGGTTCGTCGCCATACGTAGGCTGCCGACGTTTTTGTAGCCCGTAGGCTGACCGGTTTCCTCTTCAAGCGTTTGGTAGAGTTCGATGGAGTACTTTTGAATCTGCCCCATGCTGTAATTCATGTTGAATAGTGGCAGCAGGCCGGCCGCATGCCAGGTGCTGCCAGAAGTCAGCTCCGCTTTTTCGACCAGCACGACTTCGTCGCCCCAGCCGAGTTTGGCCAAATGATAGAGCGTACTCACGCCGACCACGCCACCGCCAATAACCACCACTTTTGCGTTTGATTTCATCGATGTCTATTCCTGATTGGGTTGAACGCCCATTACGCGCGAACGCGTTCGCTTTTTGGGTCATACATGGGTCGGCTACTGACGCGTGCACTGAAACGCTGTCCCGCGATTTCAATTTGATACGCCGACGTCAGCAGCGTGGCGGGTGTTTCCCCTTGTGCATGCTTAATAATGCCAAGGCCTACGGCGCGACCCAACGTGTGGCCATAGGCGCCGGACGTAATATAGCCCACGGACTCGCCATCTCGGTAGATCGTTTCATTGTGATAGAGCAGCGGCTCAGGATCGTCCAATGCAAACTGCAAAAGTCGTCGGGATACGCCTTCATCGCGCTGTCGTTGAACAGTCTCACGACCGATGAAATCAGTATCCATCGCGCACGCAAAACCCAGGCCCGCTTCAATGGGAGTGTCGAGGTCGTTGATATCATGTCCCCAGTGACGAAAGCCCTTTTCCATGCGGCACGCATCGAGCGTATGGTAGCCGCAGTGGCGGAGCGCCACGTCTGCACCGTGCTTGAGCAGATGCTGATACACGGTCAGTGCGCCACCGACCGGAATATACAGCTCCCAACCGAGCTCGCCCACGTAGGTGATGCGTTGAGCCAGTAGATCGACGCCGTCAATCGTGACATGACGCGCCGTGGCAAACGCAAAGCCCTCGTGGCTCCAGTCATCGTCGCTGACCGACTGCATCAGCACGCGTGCATTCGGCCCCATCACGCTGATCACCGCATAGTCGTGCGTCACGTCCTGCAGCGCACAGCGCGCGTCGGGGGCAATGTGTGTGCGCAGCCAGTGAAAGTCACGGCGACCCGTGGCGGGGCTAGTAATGATTTGGAAACACTCGCGGTCAAGTCGGGTGACGGTGACATCGGCCTCGATGCCGCCTTGTGCATTAAGCCACTGGGTGTAGACCACTTTGCCGTCGTCGACCGCTATGTTGTTGGTACAGATGCGTTGCAGCTGCGCCTCGGCGTCCGCGCCTTGAACCCGAAATTTGGCGAACGACGTTTGATCGAACAGGCCAACCGTCTCGCGCACTGCGGCGTGCTCGCGTCCGGCGCACTCAAACCAATTTTGTCGCTTGAAGCTGTATTCGTATTCGGGCTGCATGCCTGACGCGGCGAACCAATTGGTGCGTTCCCAGCCCGCCACTTCGCCAAAGCAGGCACCTTGGTCTTTGAGGGCCTCATGGAGCGGGCTGTGATAAATGCCACGCGACGTTTCATACTGACGATAAGGCCAGTGCATTTCATAAAGCAGGCCAAGTGTTTCACTCACGCGATGTTTGAGATAGTCGGCGTCGTTTTGAAAGACGAACGTGCGGCGAATATCCACATCCCAGAGGTCGGGGGTTGGGACGCCGGTAGTGATCCAATCCGCTAAGACTTTGCCTGCGCCCGAGGCGGACTGAATGCCCACCGAGTTAAAACCAGCCGCGACGAAAAAACCATTGAGTTCAGGCGCTTCGCCCAACAGATAACTGCCATCGGGCGTAAAACTCTCTGGGCCGTTGAAGAACGTTTGGATACCGGTCGATTCAAGTCGGGGAATACGCCGCATCGCGCCTTCAAGAATCGGCATAAAGTGGTCCAGGTCTTCGGGGAGCTCACCAAAACTAAAGTTGGCTGGGATACCTCCCATGCCCCAAGGTTTGGCCGTTTTTTCAAACGCGCCAATGAGGATTTTTCCCGCATCCTCTTTGTAATACGCATTGCCGTTTGCATCGCGCAATACAGGCAGGCCGGATGGCAGATCGTCCATCGGTTCGGTGATTGCATAGAAATGCTCGCAGGCGTGTAGCGGTACGCTCACGCCGACGTCTTGGGCAAGTTGGCGCGCCCACATGCCCGCGCAGTTCACCACACGCTGCGTTTTAATACGCTGTTCACCTGCATGCACCGCTACGACTTGCCCATTGGCGTGCTCTACCCGCGTGACGGGCGTGTGTTCCATCAGCGTCACGCCAAGCTGGCGAGCACCTTTGGCCAGCGCCATAGTGAGATCAACAGGATTGAGTTGACCGTCTTTTGGCACAAACACCGCGCCCTCAACATCTTCAATATTGAGGAGCGGCCACAATTCAGCCACTTCTTGCGGGCCCACGTCGCGAGCGTCGACACCGAGCTGCCGCGCCATAGTCGCGCCGCGCCGAACTTCTTCAAGACGCTCCTTACAAGTGGCTACGTTTAAGCTGCCATTTTGCTTCAGCCCGGTTGATTGGCCGGTTTCTGCTTCGAGCGTGGGATAAAGACCCAGCCCATACATAGACAGTTCGCTGAGTTTGCGCGAACCGCGTAGCTGCGGCACGAGTCCGGCGGCGTGCCAGGTCGTACCCGATGTCAGTTGATCCCGCTCGAGCAGCACGACGTCCGTGACGCCAAGCTTGCCGAGGTGGTAGGCGACGCTGCAGCCGACGACGCCACCGCCGATCACGACAACGCTTGCAGTTTCAGGCAAAGAACGCGAGTTCATGTTGGCGACCTTTTTCGTAACGACCGTTCGGTCGGTTGTGTATCCGTCTAATGATCCGTGGTGAGAGACACGCATGGCGCGCCGCGGGTGAGTCAGACACGCGATAGGGCGTCGTCAATCGACGCGACAATTTGGTCAATGTCCTGTTCCGTCGCGATGAGGGCCGGCGCCAGCGCAATCGTGTTGTTAAAGTCTCGGAAGCTGCGATTGGTGCGACCAATCATGACGCCTTGCTCAAGGCAGTCGGCGGCGATTTTCATCACCACGGTTTCATCGACCGGCGTTTTACTCCGTCGATCAGACACCAGTTCCAGACCACAGAAAAGACCTTTGCCTCGGACGTCCCCAATTAACTCGTGCTTGGATTTGAGCTCATGCAGTTTCGCGAGCAGATACGCGCCCACACGCTGGGTATTGTCGAGCAGGTTTTCGTCTTCAATGATGCGCAGGTTTTCAAGGGCAGCGACTGGGCCGGAGGCGCAACCGCCAAACGTGGATACATCACGAAAGTAGCCCATGCGATCTTTGGGGTCTTCCTTGAAGAGGTCGAACACCGCGTCAGTGGTCACCGTGCATGAAATGGCCGCATAACCGGAGGCGACGCCTTTGGCCATGGTGACGATGTCGGGTTTGATGCCGTAGTGTTGATAGCCAAACCACGTACCCGTGCGCCCTAATCCACACACCACCTCATCGATGTGCAGCAGTACGTCGTATTTTTTGCAGATGGCCTGAATGGTTTCCCAATAACCGGCCGGTGGAGTAATCACACCGCCACCTGCTGTGATGGGTTCGAGCACCACGGCACCAACGGTATCGGCACCTTCGCGAAGAATGGTCGTTTCAAGTTCTTGGGCGGCCCGCGGTCCGTAGTCGACGTCGTCGTACTGATTGCGGTATTCGAGACAGTGCGGCATTTCGACGAAGCCGGGTGCGAAGGGGCCGTACTGGTTCTTGCGTTCGAACTGACCGGTCGAGCTCAGGCACCCGATGGTGGTGCCATGGTAGTCGCGTTCACGATAAATGATCTTATGCTTTTTGCCCCCGTATTTAAGGTGCGCAATTTGGCGAACGATCTTGTACGCCTTCTCGTTCGCCTCGGAGCCAGAATTGGAAAAATACACGCGTCCCATGCCGGGCATTTTTTCGAGCAGCCGTTCGGCAAAAAGCGCGCCCGGTACATTCCCCGCGGAGTTGGCAAAGAAGCACATGTCGACCAGTTGGTCATGGACCGCTTTGGCGATTGATGTTCGCCCGTAACCCACGTTCACCGTCCAGAGTCCACCGGAAACAGCGTCTAGATACTCTTTGCCATTGGCGTCCCACACGCGCAGCCCTTTGCCCTTGACCACCATCATCGGTGGGCTGGCATCGAACGCGTAGTGGTTGGTCAAGTGATGCCAGACGTGTCGACGGTCTAATTCGGCCACATGGCTAAACGGTTCCGAGGTCAAATTGGCAACCATAGTGAATCCCTCAGTTGGATAAAACGGTACAGTGAATGACGTTGATCGCACACTAGCGCGAACCTCTCTGTATCTATAGCACCAACCTGATCGTCGCCGTTGGCCAGGTATCGCTAGCCACTATATAAAACAATAAGATAGCCTGTGACAAACGCGTGTTCTGACCATTTTGCTTCGGGTCAGTGACGAATCGTTGGCGTCCGGTGCGGCAAGCGTATAGCGTTGGCCACTGAACCGCCCAGCAATGTGAGTAACTCGCTATCCGACAGCTCTTTCATCTTGATCCTGGCAGTGACCAGAGTCTGCAGAAACAAATCGTTGAGCAGATTGTGGCGGCTATCGTGCGCGGCAACATCCCGCCCGATAAACCACTGCCGCCCAGCCGCGTGTTGGCCAGCCAGCTGGGGGTTGCGCGCAATACGGTGACGCTGGCGTATTACCGTTTGAAAGACGATGGGTTTTTGGTATCCAAAGAACGCAGCGGATTTTATGTTAATCCAGACGCGATCGAGGCCTCGGCGGCGGTGCCACGCCGTGCAACAGATACGGTCGATCCGCTGTTTGCACCGGATTGGTCGGCACGTACGCTGCGCCTACCGTCGGCTCAGCGCAATATCGAAAAGCCAGGCAATTGGACGGAGTATCCGTACCCGTTTATTTACGGCCAACTCGACTACAATCTCTTCCCTGTGCATCACTGGCGCGAGTGCTGTCGAGATGCCGCGAGCGTGAGCGCGGTGCGTGACTGGGCCGGCGATCAGGTGCATCAAGACGACGATATGCTTATCGCGCAAATCCGGCAGCACCTGTTGCCAAGACGCGGCGTGTTCGCCGAATCTGACCAGATCATGATCACCGTGGGCGCACAGCAGGCGTTGTATATGATCGCGCGTTTGTTTTTGGATGCGACCACAACCATTGGGATTGAAGACCCCGGGTATGTGGATATTCGCAATATCGCCGATCTCAATAGAGCGCGCATTCAGCCATTGCCGATCGATGAGCAGGGGCTTGTGATCAACAACGCGATCGGCCGCTGCGATTACGTTTATGTCACACCAAGCCACCAGTCGCCGACAACGGTCACATTGCCACTGGAACGCCGCAATGCGCTGTTAGATATGGCGGTGCGTGATGACATTGTGATCATTGAGGATGATTACGAGAGTGAAATGGCGTTTTTGTCGACGCCCACGCCCGCGCTCAAGAGCCTGGATAAGAACAGCCGAGTGATTTACGTCGGAAGTTTGTCGAAGACGTTGGCGCCCGGTTTGCGGATTGGTTACGTGGTGGCGTCGGCAGACTTGATCCGCGAACTGCGAGCGATGCGTCGACTGATCGTGCGGCATCCGGCAGCCAATAATCAACGGGCGGCGGCGATGTTTATGGCCCGTGGCTACTATGAGTCCCACAAGCGCTCGCTGGTGCGAACCTACAAGGAGCGACACCTGGCGCTGCGCGATGCACTCGATCGTTACTTGCCCGATAGCACCACCGTACCCGCTCATGGCGGATCCTCCTTTTGGATCACCGCGCATCCACGGCTGGATGCTCGCAAGCTCGCCGAGGCCGCGGCCTCCCACGGCCTGTTGATCGAGCCGGGCGACGTGCATTTTCAATCCGCCAACCCTCCACGAAACTGCTTCCGATTGGGGTTTTCCTCAATCGACACCGAGCGAATCGAGCCGGGTATCAAGCTTTTGAGCGAACTGGTCGAACGTACGTCCGATTCACACTAGATTCGGACACCCGATGTCGCCGCGGCGCGGCGCGCGCTTTGGTGCCACCTGCCGGTTTGCTGTGGCCCTATGGGTCGGGCACGTCTCTCGCTATCGTCAGTCCCGTGCCTGTATACCCAGGCCTCCGCCTCAAACCAACTTATAAGGAATGCCACGATGACCCGCATGACTCCCAGTGAAGCCTTTGTTGAGACTATGGTGGCGCATGGCGTCAAGGATATTTTCGGCATCATGGGTTCGGCTTTTATGGACGCTATGGATATTTTTGAGCCCGCCGGCATTCGATTTATTCCCGTGGTGCACGAGCAGGGCGCGGCCCACATGGCCGACGGCTACTCGCGCGTGAGTGGCCGGCACGGTGTGGTGATCAGCCAAAACGGACCCGGCGTGACCAACACCGTGACGGGTATTGCGGCGGCGTATTGGGCGCATTCGCCCGTGGTCAACGTGACGCCAGAAATCGGCACGATGGGCATCGGTCACGGGGGGTTTCAAGAAGCCAACCAGCTGCCGATGTTTGAAGAATTCACGAAGTATCAGGCGCACCTCAACAACCCTGCGCGTATGGCCGAATACACCGCTCGATGTTTTGATCGGGCGCTATCCGAAATGGGGCCGACCCAACTGAATATCCCGCGCGATCTGTTTTATGGCGATATTGATGTTGATATCCCGGCGCCCATGTCGCTCGATCGTGGTCCCGGCGGCGAACGCACCTTAAGCGAAGCGGCAGAATTGTTAAGCCGAGCCAAATTTCCGGTCATCGTCTCAGGCGGCGGTGTGGTCAATGCCAATGCGGTTGCTCAATGCCAGAATCTGGCTGAGCGACTCGGCGCGCCGGTGGTCAACAGTTACCTTCATAACGACTCGTTCCCAGCGAGCCATCCACTGTGGTGTGGACCGCTGGGCTACCAAGGGTCGAAAGCGGCCATGAAATTAATTAGCCAAGCCGACGTCGTACTTGCTCTGGGCACTCGCCTTGGGCCCTTCGGCACGCTGCCTCAGCACGGCATGGACTATTGGCCGAGCGATGCCAAGATCATTCAGGTTGATGCGGACCATAAAATGCTCGGCCTGGTCAAAAAAATCTCAGTGGGAATTTGCGGCGATGCTAAAGAGACGGCCGAGTCATTGTTGGCGCGGCTGGGTCAAAGCACGTTGGCATGTGATGCTAACCGAGACGAACGAGCGGCCAAGATTGCGCACGAAAAAAGTGAGTGGGAACAGGAGTTGGATAGCTGGATCCATGAGCGAGACGACTACAGTTTGGACGCGATTAAGCGCGCCGATGGGAAATACCTGCATCCTCGGCAGGTGCTACGCGAACTGGAGAAAGCCATGCCGAAAATGGCTATGGTGTCGACCGATATTGGCAATATTAACTCTGTGGCGAACAGCTATTTGCGCTTTGAACAGCCACGTAGTT
Proteins encoded in this window:
- a CDS encoding ATP-dependent zinc protease; the encoded protein is MPVIRSSAATALTLVAVFFAAAKAHGQPPSDSAPADAASRGSRALLEPSEPQTFGWIEQVILSPELQWKLDAKLDTGADTSSLDAHKIRRVRYKGKSYVRFSIKNPESGEMVSLRRPYVRTVRIRRHTGNHQRRRVALMTVCLGNVERTIEVTLTDREYFDYPMLLGRSALAGLAVVDPMATYTRDPDCRPALESDPIDAGETADDSDAGVTSAPRDFLSSGQKYSADITPVRASGEPSDGVDVMRSRGVARTRTGD
- a CDS encoding UUP1 family membrane protein; this translates as MFIRRQVIVLSLLLALAGMALFSYKAFELGLPLKENTDSRVWTVEARLGFVGTGGPAKAQMRLPQQPPGLGILNENFISRGFGLSTQEYDNRERLAFWSLRRARGPQAVYYRLSVFKEAVDASRAQTPAFPPIPKLEEPYSTALEDLVSDARERSADIASFTSEMLRHINNPTQEENVQLFLGADNSTIAKAKVTQTLLAGARIPTRIANGMELRDEPHVATIRPWLEVHNGQRWLSFDVESGVQFEADRHLVWFYGDKDFVSVSGGRNVETEIFLRKEMIDSIAVAEQRAINVGSHAVEFSLFSLPIRTQAVYGVLLMIPIGALVMVLMRNVIGVPTFGTFTPILVALAFRETQLLYGIILFSFVVALGLLVRFYFEKLRLLLVPRLAAVLTVVVLLLVGISIMSNRLDLETGLSVALFPMVILTMVIERMSIVWEERGSGAAMSEGFGSLVVATMAYLVMSIDQLQYLLFAFPELLLIVLGLCLLLGRYTGFRASELIRFRSFGDSKA
- a CDS encoding alpha-L-glutamate ligase-like protein; the encoded protein is MWFTTPAKLNRAGVVGINERNGNLIMRYNERRLYPLVDNKILTKQLAEEAGMAVPKLYAVIETQHDVARLETILEGREQFVMKPAHGSGGDGILVIENVTAKGLRRHDGTHLSFDEARYHASTTLSGQYSLGGLPDKLMVEYRVQFDPLFEKISYQGVPDIRVIVFQGYPVMSMVRLPTRVSGGKANLHQGAIGVGIDLSTGTTTSGSIGNEIIAEHPDTGNAISGLTLPGWQSILELAARCFDITGLGYLGVDIVLDKERGALILELNARPGLNIQIANFVGLGARIDALRSRVRQPESAEARVAHARQAFAQ
- a CDS encoding FAD-dependent oxidoreductase, which translates into the protein MKSNAKVVVIGGGVVGVSTLYHLAKLGWGDEVVLVEKAELTSGSTWHAAGLLPLFNMNYSMGQIQKYSIELYQTLEEETGQPTGYKNVGSLRMATNQDRLDEHLQYATVAETIGVKTQFLSPEEYRALVPLSTTDQLFDTLYHPDDGYIQPADLTQALAKGARQRGAEIYRKTEVTAIERTENDTWRVVTDKGDIECEHVVSATGSYARQTGAMVGLDVPVIPVEHQYIVTEPHPDVEARHANGEPEIPVIRESDGSWYIREENKGFIIGPYEQGAPCCYVDGVPADTEYELFNGELDRLEPHIESAMARIPACAETGIKQVFNGAIPYTPDASPLIGPAWGIKNFWLNEGHTFGICVSGGAGWQLAKWIVEGEPSIDMLSLDPRRFSDYATKAYLIKKNEESYAHQFVTHFPDEEREAGRPLRTAPCYDRLKAMGAVFGQKAGWERPNWFAAEGEAQQDHWSFRRSRWFDAVKREVAHVTEHVGVLDMTSFAKCRFSGPGAEAFLDSMVANSLPKKTGQLSLAHALNANGGVHSEFTIRRESDQSFYLVSGAGLQRLDQDYLLKHMPNDGSVQFEELTGSTGVLVLAGPKSRQVLESLSRDDFSNSAFPWLRARNVTIGMAPVNAMRVNFIGELGWELHHPIEYQNHLFDALFSAGKAFDIKPFGIRAMDSMRLEKSYRMVGTELSIEYSAFESGLERFVKLDKGDFLGREALVRRQRDERALQFVTVEVLNVDDADALGSNALTRNGELVGRCTSGGFGFRVNKSLALGLVDASAAGIGTQLHIDILGKRYDAVVITESPFDPSNERLRSPD